In one Trichlorobacter lovleyi SZ genomic region, the following are encoded:
- a CDS encoding bifunctional aminoglycoside phosphotransferase/ATP-binding protein codes for MDRSLLDHMLNPARYPEPTATVQHLQTHISHLFLTDRYVYKVKKAVNFGFLDFTTLEKRRFYCHEELRLNRRLSPEIYLEVVALYRDAEGLLSFQADGTPVEYAVKMLRMPEERMLSHLLEQGRVTETDIADIAAKVAGFHAAAAHGNGISLFGTVEAIRSNWLENLRQTVPYCGRTLSERDHALIGEWALQRLEQRGELFQKRLQNGFIRECHGDLHAENICLDGQVHIFDCIEFNEKFRYGDTAADVAFLAMDLANHGRQDLALSFIGHYQAASGDATLQQVLPLYLANRAFIRGKVESFRLDDAMISSDEKQAACGRAQRFFRLARGYVLREQLPRQLFLTCGPTGCGKTAVAEELAFQLGLQYLSSDLERKRLAGVTPTERNSTIYSPDWNRATYDRLLEAAREQLISGAGVIVDATFRVRAERERFVRLAAESGVVPVILQLQCPETVVRQRLEQRQALGNSVSDGTWLVYQQQMERFEQPGGDEALLVPLDATMQPEAMVEQLLGMLHSQI; via the coding sequence ATGGATCGTTCTCTGCTCGATCATATGCTGAATCCCGCCCGCTACCCTGAACCCACCGCGACAGTGCAGCATCTTCAGACTCATATTTCCCATCTCTTTCTGACTGACCGCTATGTCTACAAGGTCAAAAAAGCGGTAAACTTTGGTTTTCTCGATTTTACCACCCTTGAAAAACGACGTTTCTACTGCCATGAAGAGCTGCGTCTGAACCGGCGTCTGTCTCCCGAGATTTATCTTGAGGTCGTCGCGTTGTACCGTGATGCTGAAGGCCTGTTGAGCTTCCAGGCTGATGGAACGCCGGTGGAGTATGCGGTCAAGATGCTGAGAATGCCGGAAGAACGGATGCTGTCACACCTGCTGGAGCAGGGGCGTGTAACGGAGACCGATATTGCTGATATCGCCGCTAAGGTAGCCGGTTTTCATGCCGCAGCTGCCCACGGCAACGGGATCTCCCTGTTCGGTACGGTTGAGGCGATCAGGAGCAACTGGCTGGAAAACCTCCGGCAGACCGTGCCGTATTGCGGCCGGACCTTGTCGGAACGGGACCACGCTCTGATCGGGGAGTGGGCCTTGCAGCGCCTTGAACAACGAGGGGAGCTTTTTCAGAAACGGCTGCAGAACGGTTTTATCCGTGAATGCCATGGCGACCTGCATGCTGAGAATATCTGTCTGGACGGTCAGGTGCATATCTTTGATTGCATCGAGTTCAATGAAAAATTCCGTTACGGCGATACCGCCGCTGATGTGGCCTTCCTGGCCATGGATCTGGCCAACCATGGCCGTCAGGACCTGGCGCTCAGTTTTATCGGTCACTATCAGGCTGCAAGCGGCGATGCCACCCTGCAGCAGGTGCTGCCGCTCTATCTGGCCAACAGGGCCTTTATCCGCGGCAAAGTGGAAAGCTTCCGTCTGGATGATGCCATGATCTCCAGCGATGAAAAGCAGGCTGCATGCGGTAGGGCACAACGTTTTTTCCGGCTTGCACGGGGGTACGTCCTGCGTGAACAGCTCCCCCGGCAGCTGTTTCTTACCTGTGGTCCGACCGGTTGCGGTAAAACGGCCGTAGCAGAAGAACTGGCCTTTCAGCTGGGGCTGCAATACCTCTCCTCTGACCTGGAACGCAAGCGTCTGGCAGGAGTGACCCCGACGGAGCGCAACAGTACCATTTACAGCCCGGACTGGAACCGGGCAACCTATGATCGTCTGCTTGAAGCTGCCCGGGAGCAGCTGATCTCCGGTGCCGGTGTGATTGTTGATGCAACGTTTCGTGTCCGTGCGGAGCGGGAACGGTTTGTCCGTCTGGCTGCTGAGTCAGGGGTGGTGCCGGTCATTCTGCAGCTGCAGTGCCCTGAAACGGTGGTCAGGCAGCGCCTTGAGCAGCGGCAGGCCCTTGGAAATTCGGTCTCGGACGGAACCTGGCTGGTCTATCAACAACAGATGGAACGTTTCGAACAGCCAGGCGGGGATGAGGCGTTACTGGTCCCGTTGGATGCGACCATGCAGCCGGAGGCCATGGTTGAACAGCTGCTGGGGATGTTGCACAGTCAAATTTAG
- a CDS encoding sigma-54-dependent transcriptional regulator — protein MTDKQRILLIDNEEGLCRMMEQVLLDSGYLVRAYTSPVKAMEEFSAAAWDLVITDIKMPGMTGLEVLQRVKEKCRDLPVIIITAYATVEMSIQALRKGAYDMLTKPFEPDELVFRVKNALQQAQLTEENRELRREIEEKLQFDNIIGSSGALRNVLDKVAKVAGRDTSILITGESGTGKELIAQAVHIHSNRKEGRFMAVNCGGLPESILESELFGYRKGAFTGAAENRQGLLEAADGGTLFLDEVGNLPMNVQKTLLRFLQEKEFRRVGDTNSTRVDVRIISATNADLKEGVRTGTFREDLYYRLNVVNLHLPPLRDRIDDIPLLAAHFIHLQNQKFGTAVKAFERDAMQILCTFEWPGNIRQLRNVIEACMAMEASDYISLDTLGQVIDLPEGRIVPATVQAGPVLSDDLPFTEALERFERDLLRDLLKKHGGAVDSAAREAGMNVATLYRKIKRYGLKKEEYAD, from the coding sequence ATGACCGATAAACAGCGTATTCTGCTGATCGATAACGAGGAAGGCCTCTGCCGGATGATGGAACAGGTGCTGTTGGACAGCGGCTATCTGGTGCGGGCTTATACCAGCCCGGTCAAGGCGATGGAGGAGTTTTCGGCCGCTGCCTGGGACCTGGTGATTACCGACATCAAGATGCCGGGGATGACGGGACTTGAGGTGCTGCAGCGGGTCAAGGAGAAGTGCCGTGATCTGCCGGTGATCATCATCACCGCCTATGCCACGGTTGAGATGTCGATTCAGGCCCTGCGCAAGGGTGCCTACGACATGCTGACCAAGCCGTTTGAGCCGGACGAACTGGTCTTCCGGGTCAAAAACGCCCTGCAGCAGGCCCAGCTGACTGAAGAAAACCGGGAACTGCGGCGTGAGATCGAAGAAAAGCTGCAGTTTGACAATATCATCGGCTCATCAGGGGCCCTGCGCAATGTGCTGGACAAGGTGGCCAAAGTGGCGGGCAGGGACACCTCGATCCTGATTACCGGTGAATCAGGCACCGGCAAGGAACTGATCGCCCAGGCGGTACATATTCACTCCAACCGCAAAGAAGGCAGGTTCATGGCGGTCAACTGCGGTGGACTGCCGGAAAGCATCCTGGAAAGTGAGCTGTTCGGCTATCGCAAAGGGGCCTTTACCGGCGCCGCCGAAAACCGCCAGGGGCTGCTGGAGGCAGCGGATGGCGGCACCCTGTTTCTGGATGAGGTGGGCAACCTGCCGATGAACGTCCAGAAGACCCTGTTGCGCTTTCTGCAGGAAAAGGAGTTTCGCCGGGTGGGTGACACCAACTCTACCAGGGTGGATGTACGGATCATCTCGGCCACCAACGCCGACCTGAAGGAAGGGGTCCGGACCGGTACATTCCGGGAGGATCTCTACTACCGCCTGAATGTGGTCAACCTGCACCTCCCCCCCCTGCGGGACCGGATCGATGACATTCCGCTGCTGGCTGCCCATTTCATCCACCTGCAAAACCAGAAATTCGGCACGGCGGTCAAGGCGTTTGAGCGGGATGCAATGCAGATTCTCTGTACCTTTGAGTGGCCCGGCAACATCCGCCAGCTGCGTAACGTGATTGAGGCCTGCATGGCCATGGAGGCGAGCGACTATATCAGCCTGGACACCCTGGGACAGGTGATTGATCTGCCGGAAGGCCGGATCGTGCCGGCAACGGTCCAGGCCGGGCCGGTCCTGTCCGATGATCTGCCGTTTACCGAGGCGCTGGAACGGTTTGAACGGGATCTGCTGCGTGACCTGCTGAAAAAGCATGGCGGCGCTGTGGACAGTGCCGCCAGGGAGGCCGGTATGAACGTGGCCACGCTGTACCGCAAGATCAAGCGCTACGGCCTGAAGAAGGAAGAGTACGCCGACTGA
- a CDS encoding secondary thiamine-phosphate synthase enzyme YjbQ → METAELQIRTGQKYVMVPITGQVTELLQQRGWQDGILTVFVPHTTAGVTINENADPDVAGDMTWFMQQLVPDVSGFRHAEGNSDAHIKASLFGSSVQVIVRAGRLWLGTWQGVYFCEFDGPRQRQIRLAFS, encoded by the coding sequence ATGGAGACTGCCGAACTTCAGATCAGGACGGGACAGAAATATGTGATGGTGCCGATCACCGGGCAGGTGACCGAGCTGCTGCAGCAACGCGGCTGGCAGGATGGCATCCTGACGGTCTTTGTGCCCCATACCACCGCCGGGGTTACCATCAACGAGAATGCAGATCCTGATGTGGCCGGCGACATGACCTGGTTCATGCAGCAGCTGGTGCCGGACGTTTCCGGTTTCCGTCATGCTGAAGGCAATTCAGACGCCCATATCAAGGCCAGTCTGTTCGGTTCTTCGGTGCAGGTGATTGTCAGGGCAGGACGGCTCTGGCTGGGAACCTGGCAGGGGGTCTACTTCTGTGAGTTTGATGGGCCACGTCAACGCCAGATCAGGCTGGCATTTTCCTGA
- a CDS encoding L-lactate MFS transporter encodes MSDQNPHKSRGWQVVIAGTGINLALGVLYAWSIFKEAIVGSIKAGGPGAFQWEMTSVGTPYAVCCLTFAFAMIIAGKAQDKIGPAKTALIGGLLVGAGFVMLGFTNSFAGWVIGFGVLAGAGFGFGYSAATPPAIKWFSSAKTGLVAGIVVAGFGLAPVYIAPLAKFLLGHFGIQNSMLILGIGFLVVVCGLSFLLVNPPKGYVPREVLRGYYPALDAEKKKKEEVNATVGEVLRSPKFYVLWICFFIGAGAGLMVIGSVAGMAKKSMGEMAFVAVAIAAIGNAAGRIVAGVLSDRIGRRATLFIMLAFQASLMFAAIPITANPNAVMLVILATFMGFNYGSNLALFPSFAKDYWGLKNYGLNYGALFTAWGLGGFVLVQAADKIKAMPNGNNNSFIAAGVLLLCGAALSVFLADKKKAVAGEAEPSRWQEFWAEFSLGLKVFLGFEAPQVRAPRNWDAIEKSRA; translated from the coding sequence ATGTCTGATCAGAATCCACACAAGAGCAGGGGCTGGCAGGTGGTTATCGCCGGTACCGGTATCAACCTGGCCCTGGGAGTGCTGTACGCCTGGAGTATTTTTAAAGAGGCCATCGTCGGCTCCATCAAGGCCGGTGGCCCCGGTGCCTTTCAGTGGGAAATGACCTCGGTCGGTACCCCCTATGCGGTCTGCTGTCTGACCTTTGCCTTTGCCATGATCATTGCCGGTAAGGCCCAGGACAAGATCGGTCCGGCCAAGACCGCCCTGATCGGCGGCCTGCTGGTGGGCGCCGGTTTTGTGATGCTCGGCTTTACCAACAGTTTTGCAGGCTGGGTCATTGGTTTTGGTGTTCTGGCTGGTGCCGGTTTCGGATTTGGCTATTCTGCCGCCACTCCGCCCGCCATTAAATGGTTCTCTTCTGCCAAGACAGGCCTGGTGGCAGGTATTGTCGTAGCTGGTTTTGGCCTTGCGCCTGTTTACATCGCCCCCCTGGCAAAGTTTCTGCTGGGGCATTTCGGTATCCAGAATTCGATGCTGATCCTGGGGATCGGCTTCCTGGTGGTGGTCTGCGGTCTTTCCTTCTTACTGGTTAACCCGCCTAAAGGCTACGTGCCCCGTGAAGTACTGCGTGGCTACTATCCTGCCCTTGATGCTGAAAAGAAGAAAAAGGAAGAGGTTAACGCCACGGTTGGCGAAGTGCTGCGTTCTCCCAAGTTTTATGTGCTCTGGATCTGCTTCTTCATCGGTGCCGGTGCCGGACTGATGGTGATCGGCAGCGTGGCAGGCATGGCCAAGAAGAGTATGGGCGAGATGGCCTTTGTGGCGGTTGCCATTGCTGCAATCGGTAATGCAGCCGGCCGGATCGTTGCCGGGGTACTGTCTGACCGGATCGGCCGTCGTGCCACCCTGTTCATCATGCTGGCCTTCCAGGCTTCTCTGATGTTTGCCGCCATTCCAATTACCGCCAACCCTAATGCGGTCATGTTGGTTATTCTGGCAACCTTCATGGGCTTTAACTACGGTTCCAACCTGGCCCTGTTCCCTTCCTTTGCCAAAGATTACTGGGGACTCAAGAATTACGGTCTTAACTATGGCGCCCTGTTTACCGCCTGGGGACTTGGCGGCTTTGTCCTGGTGCAGGCCGCTGACAAGATCAAGGCCATGCCGAACGGCAACAACAACTCCTTTATTGCTGCCGGTGTGCTGCTGCTTTGCGGCGCTGCCTTGAGTGTCTTCCTGGCTGACAAGAAGAAGGCCGTTGCCGGTGAGGCTGAACCTTCACGCTGGCAGGAATTCTGGGCTGAATTTTCGCTGGGTCTCAAAGTATTCCTCGGCTTTGAAGCTCCACAGGTACGCGCTCCCCGTAACTGGGATGCCATTGAGAAATCCAGGGCCTGA
- a CDS encoding porin produces MRAPVLIGAAAALLTWSNVAQAAESDTRLLRQLQETIRQQQQVLQQQAAQLQGQAEQIRQQADQLQKLQQQVSNLLHKAAEQPSDPVALTKPEPAFRQPPPAVVAPGNDRIKLTLSGQINRAINVVSDGSGTSVYHVDNNVSNSRFRLTGVAELSNELTLGTRLEMAFTADESSKVSQDNQAPGTYVNARWADISLASKHFGKLSLGKGYTASYFTAGSDLSKTDIVLYSSVADIAGGLKFRSKDGQLTGITLSDVFTDYDGLNVKSRLRYDSPTLYGFHLAGSLVSGQRSDLGLFWGGEGYGFQGAASFGLANPRLEDSRLQYDGSCSLLHTASGLNLTLSSGMLEKKSERNAFSYYAKLGWLANLTSQGSTAFGVDFSRSENGSSSGDRGSSVGAAVVQEFKKAATELYLQYRVYSLHRGDGTPLYDINAGTLGVRVKF; encoded by the coding sequence ATGCGGGCTCCCGTGCTGATTGGTGCAGCAGCTGCATTACTGACCTGGTCAAACGTGGCACAGGCTGCAGAGAGCGACACCCGCTTGCTCCGGCAGTTGCAGGAAACCATCCGGCAGCAACAGCAGGTGCTGCAGCAACAGGCGGCACAGCTCCAGGGGCAGGCCGAACAGATCCGGCAGCAGGCAGACCAGCTGCAGAAACTGCAGCAGCAGGTCAGCAACCTGTTGCACAAGGCTGCAGAGCAACCATCAGACCCGGTGGCGCTCACCAAGCCGGAACCGGCTTTCCGGCAACCTCCCCCGGCAGTTGTTGCCCCGGGTAACGACAGAATCAAGCTGACCCTCTCCGGTCAGATCAACCGCGCCATCAATGTTGTATCGGACGGCAGCGGAACCAGCGTCTACCATGTTGACAACAACGTCTCCAACTCACGTTTCAGACTGACAGGGGTCGCTGAGCTCAGCAATGAGCTGACCCTGGGCACCCGGCTGGAAATGGCCTTTACGGCAGATGAATCCTCAAAGGTCTCGCAGGATAACCAGGCGCCCGGTACCTACGTGAATGCCCGCTGGGCAGACATCTCACTGGCCAGCAAACACTTTGGCAAACTTTCTCTGGGCAAGGGCTACACCGCCTCCTACTTCACCGCTGGTTCCGACCTCTCCAAAACCGATATCGTGCTCTATTCGTCTGTGGCCGACATCGCCGGCGGGCTGAAGTTCCGCAGCAAAGACGGTCAGTTGACCGGCATAACCCTGTCAGACGTCTTTACCGATTACGACGGCCTGAATGTCAAATCCCGGTTGCGCTACGACAGCCCAACCCTGTACGGCTTCCATCTGGCCGGTTCACTTGTGTCAGGCCAGCGTTCGGATCTGGGGCTGTTTTGGGGGGGAGAAGGGTACGGTTTTCAGGGGGCAGCCAGTTTTGGCCTGGCAAATCCACGTCTTGAAGACAGCCGTCTGCAGTATGACGGTTCCTGTTCACTGCTCCATACTGCAAGCGGCCTAAACCTGACTCTCTCCAGCGGCATGCTGGAAAAAAAGAGCGAGCGGAACGCCTTCAGCTACTACGCGAAACTGGGCTGGCTGGCCAACCTGACCAGCCAGGGCAGCACCGCCTTTGGGGTTGACTTTTCCCGTTCCGAAAACGGATCCTCATCGGGCGACCGGGGCAGTTCGGTCGGGGCTGCAGTGGTACAGGAGTTTAAAAAGGCCGCCACCGAGCTGTACCTGCAGTACCGGGTCTATTCACTCCACAGGGGGGACGGCACCCCGCTCTACGACATCAATGCCGGCACTTTGGGGGTCAGGGTCAAATTCTGA
- a CDS encoding diguanylate cyclase domain-containing protein produces MALIASCLLLVTGVSPASGSQVQHYQESQLPSVQHVQLSPAEKHYLEQLGPITVCPDPDWVPYEQMDARGNFTGIAADLLNLIAQRLGISFRYVKAKDWDEAVALSQAGKVLLLPFLNQSPKREQWLTFTEPLFSDPNVFITREEHPFITDAALLKDRTIAVPSGTSIEEKVRRDYPNLKILNTGNSEAEVFKAVAERRADLTLRSLTLSAYTIRKGGWFTLKIAGQAPDEYVNRLRIGVLKTEPMLRDILNRGIATITPHEREEIVNRHVNITVVKPMDYGFIMRIAALLATLIALSLYWNLRLKRINAALQESERSKSVLLANLPGMAYRCRLDRDWTMEFLSDGCLMLTGYCSDDLVQNRRLSFNDLIVPEYRDQLWEAWQQAVRDRQPVRLEYRIMTADNKEKWVLEQGVPVFDTEGSVQALEGIIVDISELKQIEAQIQHLASYDNLTSLPNRALFSDRIDRALLSAQRNSSKLALFFIDLDQFKPINDELGHDTGDWLLQAAAQRMAESVRESDTVARIGGDEFAVLLQNIATAQDARTVAEKIRTTLNRPFITPSGVTLHISCSIGVALYPEDGDNQRDLLRAADEAMYRAKKRGRNAVELCQPLGSQAGPAASRSIIRLAWKAEYLSGEPGIDAEHQQLFRMANQLFEQAASQKSDPAGFNAALDDLLQHVTSHFDNEEALLRRIGYSELEEHVRQHSQLKEQAVSLRQVADKREISTGELVDFLAIRVVHEHLLEADRNYFPLLRPLAPAQDSTPGASS; encoded by the coding sequence ATGGCGCTGATCGCATCATGTCTGCTGCTGGTCACTGGTGTTTCCCCGGCATCCGGCAGCCAGGTTCAGCACTACCAGGAATCGCAGCTTCCATCCGTTCAGCACGTCCAGCTCAGCCCTGCTGAAAAGCATTACCTTGAGCAGCTCGGTCCGATTACCGTCTGCCCTGATCCTGACTGGGTTCCCTACGAACAGATGGATGCCCGGGGCAACTTTACCGGTATCGCAGCAGATCTGCTGAACCTGATTGCACAGCGGCTCGGCATCAGTTTCCGTTATGTCAAGGCCAAGGACTGGGATGAGGCGGTTGCCCTCTCCCAAGCTGGCAAGGTGCTGCTGCTCCCCTTTCTGAACCAGTCACCGAAACGCGAACAGTGGCTTACCTTTACCGAACCGCTGTTCAGCGACCCCAACGTCTTCATCACCCGCGAAGAGCACCCGTTCATTACCGATGCAGCCCTGCTGAAAGACAGGACCATAGCCGTTCCCAGCGGCACCTCGATTGAGGAAAAGGTCCGCCGCGACTATCCCAACCTGAAGATTCTGAACACCGGCAACTCGGAGGCCGAGGTATTCAAAGCGGTTGCTGAACGTCGAGCTGATCTTACCCTGCGTTCATTAACTCTATCAGCCTATACCATCCGCAAGGGGGGCTGGTTTACCCTCAAGATCGCCGGTCAGGCACCTGACGAATATGTCAACCGCCTGCGGATCGGTGTGCTCAAGACGGAGCCGATGCTGCGGGATATCCTGAACAGGGGCATTGCCACCATTACCCCCCATGAGCGCGAAGAGATTGTCAACCGCCATGTCAACATTACGGTGGTCAAGCCGATGGACTACGGCTTTATCATGAGGATTGCCGCTCTTCTGGCAACCCTGATCGCTCTTTCGCTCTACTGGAATCTCCGCCTCAAACGGATCAATGCCGCACTGCAGGAAAGCGAGCGTAGCAAATCGGTCCTGCTGGCAAACCTGCCGGGTATGGCCTACCGCTGCCGGCTTGACCGTGACTGGACCATGGAATTTCTCTCCGACGGCTGTCTGATGCTGACCGGCTACTGCAGCGATGATCTGGTGCAGAACAGACGCCTCTCCTTCAACGACCTGATTGTTCCGGAATACCGGGACCAACTCTGGGAGGCCTGGCAGCAGGCGGTCCGGGACCGCCAACCGGTACGGCTTGAATACCGGATCATGACCGCCGACAATAAAGAGAAATGGGTACTTGAGCAGGGTGTGCCGGTCTTTGACACCGAAGGTAGCGTACAGGCCCTTGAGGGGATCATTGTCGACATCAGTGAGCTCAAACAGATTGAGGCGCAGATACAGCATCTGGCCAGCTATGACAACCTGACCAGCCTTCCCAACCGGGCGCTCTTCAGCGACCGGATTGATCGGGCCCTGCTGTCTGCACAGCGCAACAGCTCCAAACTGGCGCTCTTTTTCATCGACCTTGACCAGTTCAAGCCGATCAACGATGAGCTGGGCCATGATACCGGTGACTGGCTGTTACAGGCAGCTGCGCAGCGGATGGCCGAGTCGGTGCGGGAATCTGACACGGTTGCCAGAATTGGCGGCGACGAGTTTGCCGTACTGCTGCAGAACATCGCCACAGCACAGGATGCCCGCACTGTGGCAGAGAAGATACGTACAACCCTCAACCGCCCTTTTATCACGCCGAGTGGAGTAACCCTGCATATTTCCTGCAGCATCGGCGTTGCCCTCTACCCTGAGGATGGCGACAATCAGCGCGACCTGCTCCGCGCTGCAGATGAGGCGATGTACCGCGCAAAAAAAAGGGGACGCAATGCGGTTGAACTGTGCCAGCCGCTCGGATCACAGGCCGGGCCGGCCGCCAGCCGATCAATCATCAGGCTGGCCTGGAAGGCGGAGTACCTTAGTGGTGAGCCGGGTATTGACGCAGAGCACCAGCAGCTGTTCCGGATGGCCAACCAGCTCTTTGAACAGGCAGCCTCACAAAAAAGTGACCCCGCAGGTTTTAACGCAGCTCTGGATGATCTGTTGCAGCATGTCACCTCACATTTTGACAACGAAGAGGCCTTGCTGAGACGGATCGGCTATAGCGAGCTTGAAGAACATGTCCGTCAGCATAGCCAACTGAAAGAACAGGCCGTCAGCTTGAGGCAGGTTGCTGACAAACGGGAGATTTCAACCGGTGAACTGGTGGACTTCCTGGCCATCAGGGTGGTGCATGAACACCTGCTGGAGGCTGACCGGAACTATTTTCCTCTGCTGAGGCCGCTTGCCCCCGCCCAGGACTCTACCCCTGGAGCCTCCAGCTGA
- a CDS encoding ATP-binding protein produces MKLRSKLLLLVLPLVITPIIVVALVTGFIANQKAYLGITQTSKDDLQHMADFTIDLLRSYDKQYQDYRQEISGDLENELASQAFAALKAKIKNKRVGKTGYIYCIDRSGTLKIHPEAEGRTIIDAKDSDGNPFIREMVENKSGWIRYPWENVGDQKPRMKIVRYEYFPTWDWIVAVGSYEDEFYKEANAIKSHIFLSTLVLIGVVGLLATLFVFYASTVATNPITHMIETIRKVKRGDMQARMEVVGSDELAEMATAFNHMTDIIQRNQEMESTLAQQGKMASLGVLSSGVAHEINNPLGVILGYAAYLEGKLSPDDPHYKYIHEIKRESKRCKKIVQDLLSYARTPRPTLEMTDLNELLTEIVEFAANHTDMRGVTIKPEFEANLPRVLLDGDQLRQVAINLILNAGGAMPEGGTLQIRTEAGPERTVKISFQDTGCGIPRESLEKIFEPFYTTKARGTGLGLAITRQIVEMHHGDITIESEAGKGTTVTVILPIDHEELA; encoded by the coding sequence ATGAAACTGCGCAGCAAACTGCTGTTGCTGGTGCTGCCGCTGGTCATCACCCCGATTATCGTGGTGGCGCTGGTGACCGGCTTTATTGCCAACCAGAAGGCCTATCTGGGCATCACCCAGACCAGCAAGGACGACCTGCAGCATATGGCTGATTTCACCATTGACCTGCTGCGTTCCTACGACAAGCAGTACCAGGACTACCGCCAGGAGATATCCGGCGATCTGGAAAACGAACTGGCATCCCAGGCCTTTGCGGCCCTGAAGGCCAAAATCAAGAACAAGCGGGTCGGCAAGACCGGCTACATCTACTGTATTGACCGCAGCGGCACCCTGAAGATCCACCCCGAGGCCGAGGGGCGCACCATCATTGACGCCAAGGACTCCGACGGCAATCCGTTCATCCGCGAGATGGTTGAAAACAAAAGCGGCTGGATACGCTACCCCTGGGAGAACGTTGGCGACCAGAAACCGCGTATGAAAATAGTACGTTATGAATATTTTCCCACCTGGGACTGGATCGTGGCGGTCGGTTCCTATGAAGATGAGTTCTACAAGGAAGCCAATGCCATCAAGAGTCACATCTTCCTCAGCACGCTTGTGCTGATCGGTGTGGTCGGCCTCCTGGCCACCCTGTTTGTCTTCTATGCCTCAACCGTGGCAACCAACCCGATCACCCATATGATAGAGACCATCCGCAAGGTTAAAAGGGGCGATATGCAGGCACGGATGGAGGTGGTCGGCAGTGACGAACTGGCAGAGATGGCCACCGCCTTTAACCATATGACCGACATCATCCAGCGTAACCAGGAGATGGAAAGCACCCTGGCGCAGCAGGGCAAGATGGCCTCCCTGGGGGTGCTCTCGTCAGGTGTGGCCCATGAGATCAATAATCCGCTGGGGGTAATTCTGGGATATGCAGCCTATCTGGAAGGGAAGCTCTCCCCTGATGATCCGCATTACAAGTACATCCATGAAATCAAGCGGGAAAGCAAACGCTGCAAGAAGATTGTACAGGATCTGCTCTCCTACGCCCGTACCCCGCGCCCCACACTTGAGATGACCGACCTGAACGAGCTGCTGACCGAAATCGTCGAGTTTGCAGCCAACCACACCGACATGCGGGGAGTCACGATCAAGCCGGAATTTGAGGCGAACCTGCCCAGGGTGCTGCTGGATGGCGATCAATTGCGCCAGGTCGCCATCAACCTGATCCTGAACGCCGGTGGTGCCATGCCTGAAGGCGGCACCCTGCAGATCAGAACTGAAGCCGGCCCGGAACGGACTGTTAAAATCAGCTTCCAGGACACCGGTTGCGGCATCCCCCGGGAAAGCCTGGAAAAGATCTTTGAGCCGTTCTACACCACCAAGGCCCGCGGCACCGGACTGGGGCTGGCCATCACCCGTCAGATCGTCGAGATGCATCACGGCGATATCACGATTGAAAGTGAGGCCGGTAAAGGAACCACCGTAACTGTCATTTTACCAATTGACCATGAGGAACTGGCATGA
- a CDS encoding PilZ domain-containing protein, producing the protein MSSPLVLLISRSASRSQIYREALDTLGISCLAISELKEAVVLASGTPLNGILLDMPVLIKATPSEKLASEDILKALPSAYLNIAPATDTIKLLTANGMQGVARTVSEFAELCKGFTPRMVRPKDRYPLHLQALLTATPGQGSPEQTVTLNVSSQGCFLFSSNPDYQLNQQVEIQFIDLADKDPVRATICWLRRWGSGEHQIPGIGVSFDTLSETQRSEIIRLLEPLQPH; encoded by the coding sequence ATGAGTTCCCCCCTTGTCCTGCTGATCTCCCGCAGTGCGAGCCGCTCGCAGATTTACCGCGAGGCGCTTGATACCCTGGGGATTTCCTGTCTGGCCATTTCAGAACTGAAGGAGGCGGTGGTACTGGCATCCGGCACCCCTTTAAATGGCATACTGCTGGATATGCCGGTATTGATCAAGGCAACGCCGAGTGAGAAGCTCGCCAGTGAAGATATCCTCAAGGCGCTTCCCAGCGCCTATCTGAACATCGCGCCAGCCACCGACACCATCAAGCTTCTGACCGCAAACGGCATGCAGGGCGTTGCCAGAACAGTCAGCGAGTTTGCTGAACTCTGCAAAGGTTTTACGCCACGCATGGTTCGCCCCAAGGATCGCTACCCGCTTCATCTGCAGGCTCTGCTGACCGCAACCCCAGGCCAGGGCAGCCCGGAGCAGACCGTTACCCTGAATGTCTCGTCCCAGGGCTGCTTCCTGTTCAGCAGCAACCCGGACTATCAGCTCAATCAGCAGGTAGAGATCCAGTTTATCGACCTCGCAGACAAAGACCCGGTCAGGGCCACCATCTGCTGGCTGAGACGATGGGGTTCAGGCGAGCACCAGATACCGGGTATTGGTGTCAGCTTCGATACCCTCAGCGAGACCCAACGTTCCGAGATCATCCGCCTGTTGGAACCGCTGCAACCGCACTGA